CAACGACCAAGGGGAAATCAACTTGATACAAGAATCATAATGGAGAGATTAGGGCTGATGCTGTTGGGATGATGGAGACGAAGGGGGGCGTTTATGATACCTGTCATAAAGTCGAGCGGCCTCTTCCTGGGAGCCTACAGTTCCTAAATGGATCTGTTTCTTGTCAACTTTAATGGCAGCTTGCCAtttcaaattcttgaaatagACGCCTCTCATGATGCATGGTTCTTGGTTTTCGACGTGCTTCCTTCTGTGTCTCTTTCTTCGTTTAACCTCTGCTAGAAATGAAACAGGTAAGCAACAAAGAATCAAAGAAACTCACTTACTGAATCAGTCAGAACACTATATGGGTGAATTCATCAGAAATACAAAGTTCAAATTGAGTACAATATGTTACGAAACCAACTCAATACTAATTCAATCGAACATATTTGGTAATCATCAGAAAAGCAAAGTCCAAATTGAGTGGACATATGTTACTATAGACTTCAAATCAATAAAGTCCAAGGAGCTTTGTTGCTACATTTGCGATGTGTATACACGTGATAGCCATTATAATCACGACTCAGTCATAATTTGCGATAATTTCATCTTTCTCTGGAGCTACTCCTATTCACCTTGGGCTATAAGGGCCATGAAAAACATATGAGAAACTAAGCATGTTCGATTACTGTTTAGTCGTGAACTGACACATCCAAATGAAGGTATGCTGTTGATTTAAGCAATCAATCATCTACAGCtgttataaattatacttacaaaatgaatatgaatttgCATAAATGGAAGACATAGACAAACTCTGCAAAAATAGATAGTATAATTCTACTCGGAACCAAAGCTGATAGAGTACTCGATCAGATCAAGAAGGGACGTATAAAGAATGAAAACAGACCAGGAAAAGGCTGAAGTGATGCACTCGAAGCAGCAGATATGTTTGACGAACCAGGGCCGGTTTCCAAGCTGGTTCCTAGACAACGACAGAAATCGATGTCAACAAATATACATAAGAATGAATTTGCAATGACAAAAACAATGAGATAATCGAGAAATTATATTCCAGCATTCATCCATTCACTTCAAACACAATATGTTAGCTACTCATTTTCTCTGTGCAAATGCTTAAAGAAGTACGAATCAGTAGTAACAGAGATGCCAACGACAAGGGTAGGATCACAAGAACCATTCAGAAATGTTatcacatacacacacaatcAACTAATATTATATGAAGATTAGAACAGCCCTCTGTCTGTGGATAATGATTCTATTTTCGATTAAACTTAGAGTTCAGGGCTCTATCATCTTCTTATCAGACAGTTATGCAGAACATTGGTCCTAACTTTAGAGGGTAATTTGAAGCCAAAAAACTAACAGTGTAAAAGATGAGCATTGAGAGCCCCACGAACATAATCAAAGATGCATATGAATGTTGGTAATGAGAAGCTTACTTCTTTTGGTTTGGGACTGCCATTCAAAGGCAGAGGATGAACACTCACTGGTTTAGTGTTTTCAGCATTCTCAGGATCCTGTCCTTGCTCAAAAATCGGCGAAATTGGAGCCAAAAAAGAATTGAATCCTATATACATAGTATTGAGTCAGAACTCGAAGGAAGTGATCATGGCCAGCAAAATTGCCATGGACGAACGAATCAGAATCAGTTAATCAGTCATGAGTGCATAAAATAGGCATATGCATTGATTGTTGAATACACGCATACAAAGAACATCATCTAGCGGATATAGGAAATACCAGAGCACAATCCCAAGAGCTTGCGCCTCACGAAGCTCACCATTGCAGGTCCTACAAGACAAGCCACAACGTTAGTCAACCACAGGTATGCATAGCTCAAACGCCACCATCGTGCAATTTCACAGCAGATATCTCAACATAATGTATAGCAGCACCTCAGATCTCACACACGAAACCAAAAGTCATTAACATAAATACACAAACAACTCCGCGAAATTCTTGAACTCAGCGGCAAGTTACTGATTCTTATGCCAATACAGAGCTGCCTATGTTCTGCAACCAATTTCTTGACATCACATTACTTTGAGCACATAAACACAAACAAGAAACACCGAAATTAACATCTAATTTCAAGAAAACTACAAACACACATAAAAGCTTCAAGAAAATCGCCTCAGCCTGAAAAGCCCAAAGGTGACcaagaaaaaatcaagaacCCTAACCAGCCCTAcccaaaagataaaaaaaggtGGTGAGAAAACAACACCCAACATATCCAAAATTGCCATAAAAATAGACCAGCACCCAATACCACCAACCCATCACCCTAAACAGAAAGAATTTCATCGAATCTACATAATTACCCAAAAATTCCCCAAGTCAACCCCACCAACCTACCACCTTTCATGGAGGCAAGAAAAGGATAAACCcaacataaaaatacaatctTTAACCTCCCACAGCCCACAAATCGAGAAGCTAAACACCTCTGGGGTGAAAAAAGACACAAACTTGTCATCATTCAGGGTGAGCCAATGCCAAAGGCCATGTGACAAACAGCAATTAGTGCAAGACTCCAAGTCAACCGATGCAGACAAAACAGTTTAGAAACACAAATATGTGTGTGCATCAAGACAAGAAGCCATTGTGGGAAGGGATTGTACCTTGGAGAGGCAGAGGGGAGGGGGAAAAGGGAGGTGGCGGTGCGGGGAAACCGAGGAGGAGAGGGGGAGGGGGTGGTTTTGGTTTGTGTGGATTACAAAAGGAAGATGGTAagaatagagagagaaagaggttGTAGTTTACAACACAAGTAGGTTGGTGTTTTACTCATGCATCTACcaccttttgttttatttttaccatcaTAATGTTTTTGTAATTGGGGAGGGTGGTGTGGTTGTGTTGTTgggtggagagagagagaggttgATGGTTGAATAAGAGAAGCTGTGATTCTGCAAATTGCAATGAATTTTAAGCCAgggaaaataatcaaaaaaatattaaaagatgaCGAAAGTGCCCTTGGAGGGCTAGCGGAGTTTATGGAATCTAGGTTTGATTGGGTGGGAGGAAATTGACCGAATTGCCCTTCTTATTTAATTTcgataattaataaattgttatttgAGTCTAATTATTCTTTTCCATCCACGATATACTTCTATCACACTCATGGACCAATATTCATGGACCCGGTATTTTATTTACTCCCTTCGTGATAATTCGGATCACTTTGATCGCAGGTTTAAATGAATGAAAAGTGCGGTTGAAAAAGTCaggtggaatgtgagtcatacctttatatattggttttataataaatgtgagtaggaatgaaaTGGTAGAATAtagtccactaccaaaatggtaaaagtgagtgggacaaattatgtgacTGACGAAATGAAACTGGATGAATTATCCGAGCGGATGtgagtattatatattttacgatattttatttattatatattttaattaattatgtggtttacttgaaatatgaaatgaaattcattaagtttaaaaatacataatcaaaattattaaattaaattaaaaaaaaaaactcaaaattgcatgattataaaatctttaaaaagtCGGTATTATTACTTAATTAGAAATCTAAATCTCTATTTGTGCCCCGAATGTTTGACGGCAGTCGAGTCGCACAGTCTTTGAGTGGGTTGCATGACAATTTTTaacatcaaaaaaatttatattttgagtaatataaaaatatagcaAAAATTATTGTCttcaatttacaaatttagaACTTAGTAGTAGAATTTAGAACAGATAGttcatatcaaaatataaatattatcacaaaaaaaaacactcaaaATAACGGCCACGTATATTTAACAAAGGAAATTACCAAACGCCttcattaaatactactataccTATATTCACGACTTTAATCTCGTGGCTTAGGGCGTAGTTATTTACCATTGCCGTGCTATAACTTAGTATAatgtactatttaattatttgtagagtggggtttaatttaatagtgTTTGGTATAAATAGTTGCTCaaccattatttttattgtgcaATGGAGGGTATAATGTTTTCGAAACGCAATAATATACTTTCTTCATCCATTACTAATAGTTGTATTGATAGTATGTAACAATAGTTTAAATGTGAAAAAAGAGATTTTACTTGAATTACCAAATAAGAAAGTGATGAATTATGTTACCAAAACTAGAATgccattaatttttgttaatatctCAAAATTGAATAACGGGATTATTGACTGACATAATAGTATGCGTATATATTTGGTCAAAATTACTTTCCTTAgttattaactttttattgtgctttttttcaaaacggaCGAATTGATAAACTTCAATCGTtgaatggagtaatatttgatatctcaacaacaaatactccatccgtctcagTTTAATagacattttcttatttgtcaTTCCAACTAAGACTAgacaattcattttttggaacctcctctctccaattaatacacccaaccactttttctcactcctattaaaatataaatatttctttatctctcattttaatacttacattcACCTtgtctctccaattaaacactttaaccaataactcctaaaccTCGTACGGCAAGAATGCCATCTTAACCGGATAGAGTGAGTATTCAAACAAACTAGTTATGCAGCAACGTTTAATTGACATTTAACTTTATCGTCAAAACATAATTACTAGTACCTTTCTTCATGTGTATTTACACTTTGTTTCTcgatttatgaaattaaacaaaatgtttttattttcatatactaGTATCTAACTGGGTTCATATTTTTGTAGACTCACTTTGGTCTCTTTTTAAAGAATCCATTTATTTCACCTACTTTGGTCACCTTTCAATTAGAATTGCAGATATGttcaataaagaaaaagtatgGGTATATTAGTTCGATAAAGGTCTCCCCAAAAAACTAggataatatatatttttttagtccagttgatttatttaattgggaaacatactaaaatttaatactccaatGTTTtagtataaagaaaataaaaataccaaatcttagtattaaaattctccataaattaaaattcggTGAAAAAGCGGCGACTTCTCCCTCTTTCCCTGCCTCGCCGCTCCACCACCGCCCGACCTCCGGCAACCTCTCCGGCGAAATTCACGTGGTCTCTAGCTTTGTTTATGGTTGAATTTGAGATTATCCCTTTTTGCGGTGCATTATGTGATAAACTGCACACAGAAGGTAATATTTCTTCTAATTTTCGATTTGTGGTGAATTAAATAGTTACATTCTTTCTTTGAAGATTTTGAATTGATTGCGTTGGTGTTTTCCTACGTGATTTGGCCTTTTCAATTTGGAATTTATGTGGAAACTTTAATTATCGTGTTGCTATAATGCGCATTGCAAATGGAATAGGGAAACGAATAATTGGATAGCtgaatttaataatttgatagcTGAATTTGCTAAGCTTGTGTTTGATTGCCACTTTTGATAGCTGAATTTGCAAAGCTTGAGTTTGATTGCCAATTTTGATAGCTGAATTTGCAAAGCTTGAGTTTGATTGCCAATTTTGATGGCTGAATTTGCTAAGCTTGTGTTTGATTGCGAATTTTGATAGCTGAATTTGCTAAGCTTGAGTTTGATTGTGAATTTTGATGCTGAATTTGTAAGCTTGTAAATAATGTGTTTGATTGCCAGCTCTATTTTCGTTAATCGAATGTTCTTTACTCAAAGGTCTTCTTTTTAGGAGCTTAGCAGCAGTTATTTTATTCCTCGTTAGCATTTAAGCGTTGACGAGATAGCTTCATGCTCGATTTTCCGTATAGGACTACGAAGGCCTCTTCCAAGTTATGTTGAGGTCATTCATTGAGTAGAAGCTCAGTTTGTTTTGCAGTTTACAAATTCGTTGTTATTTGAAATGCCAAACGGTGTTTCCCATCCCCTGCGTATGGTAGCATCAGTTGCTGTTTCGCTTCTTGGTGGAGTTTTCGCTGTTGGTTTTCTGTCCTCTTCAGTTTCCGAACGCTACACTTCATTTAAAAAGGTTAGAGTGCACTGTGTTGTATAAGCAACTTGGAGTAGTTTATATGGTGAAGTATATATCCCACCCAAATTTACACGTCTTTGTcgtttttgctttttctttaCACTGCTTCGCTTTCGGTTCAGTGCAAATCAAGGAATCGTGTTTAGCTATTATGTACACTTATGGCTGTTTAATGTAGGTTGCTTTTGCAGAAAAAATATGGGCGGCCATGTCGGAGCTGTAAAGCAGTTGGCTACTACGCGTGCAAGACGTGTAAAGGGTGTGGCACTATAAATTGGTCTCCACTCTATGATCCAATCTTCATAAACCCTTGTGTCTGTCCAACCTGTGATGGATTCAAGTGAGTTATTTCCTCTTCAAAAACGTCTTGTCgtgtaaaaaattaagttgttAAAGGTTATCGTTCTTATTGTAGGGTCCAACGCTGTCTTAACTGCTTGGGATACGGCTCTGCATAAGTTTTCAATATCACGGTGCTAGTAAGATTGGGTCTTTTCAATCTTGTTGAAATGGAATTCGCTGGTTTTGCTAATCGGAAGCCACACTTACACCACGAGCTAGGAATTCGTCGTGTTACCTTAGAAATGTTTACAAAATAGATGCTTAGGCAAATGTTCATCTGAAACCATGAAACATGGCCGTTGTTAGTGAAGTTACATATGTTTTCAAAGATGAACCATTGTGGTTTTGCTGTGATTTTTGGTTATAAATATGTTCACATTGATGGTAATATGTAGCACTCCAATATTTGAGTAAATGATTAATGTATAGTCTGTATTTTGGAACATTGGCTAGTTAAAGAATGTTTTATTCGtaagttttatattgaaattgtggtaatttaataaatttgatgtCTGTTCATAGATTAGTTAATTAACATGGTGATAATagtgattttgttgttgtggCATTCTTGCTGAGACAAAAATCGatgaaattgtgtttttattttatttttgtagaaTTTATCCCTTTCAAATGCAAAGAAGCTGTTTTTCTCTGGGAATAATTTCTTTTGTGCTTCAATCTTTCTagtaactttatttatttatttaggtGGGGATCAAAATATCTGGATCGTTGACTCGTTGTATTTTATAGTTCtattactttaaaaaaaaaaagtattcaactaattttaggaaaaagaaaGACCCACCAAAAATGTGGATAATAAAGTGGACCTTCACGTTTGCCGATATACATATGGAGCCgcataaatttaattgtttttactcGATTTAGACTGGGagatatatttgaatttattcagttctatattatttataggaaatggaaataaaataaacacacTTATATCACGTGTTCCACAAGACCACAACACTCTCCGTACTAATTTGTGACATATAATAGCACTTTGTTTGACTTATTTTTCctactattaaaaaataaaatacatataaaatctaattaaattattacactACACTCAATCATATacctaaagcaaataaatatgagtactaaaatatttgtaagatTGCGAGGGCAATACCGTCATTCTATCATATCAAAAGATACATTCCACCGCCATTATGCTGTCACACATTAAAtagagaggaggagaaaagAGTAATTTGAGAgaaacataaaatagaaaggaATTTAGGAAATGAatcaataattgaaaaatggtTGGTGGTATAGCgacgaataataaaaccttcaCCGACGAAACCATTGATTGGATAGCCCGCCTGCCAATTCCACCGGATAACGCCCTGtcacttttattctttatttttagataaatattgattttatctCGTACGTTTTTACGTTATAATCGTCACTTCACAACGTCCAAAAGATCGGATGAAATTACATCCGAGTTTTTGAAACCTATAAATCTTCTTGTTCCAGCTTGTTCCTTGATCGTCTAATCAATTACGAAGTCGTGCTTGGTTCGACACTACCACCGAATTCTCCGACGTCCAATCGGCGTTTGTCTTTCACAAGTAGAATTACGAAATTAATACAacgtaaaaattaaatacactaCTATAATAGTTCTGAACTTAACTTTGATTTGGCTTCTATGCTTCAGCagtttttaaattgatttcgTAAAACCGTGAgtattttctttcaaaaatttggGAGTAATTTTGTCCGAAAATTTTATATTCGATATTTTtagttgaaattgaaatattgggTGGCGTTTAAAATTACGTaagattgatattttttatgaaatgataaaacaatgggacaaaattgaatattcattttttgttttccatAACCCCTATTCATTCTAGGTTTAGGTAAGCTCAAACGAAAATCGAAGATCGGTTAAAAATATTCACTCACCCAAATTTACTATTGCCATAAATGactaaaatatatttcaaacttAGTCATTTATTGCATGATAAGAATGATAGCGAAGTTGATGAagcaaaaatgacaaaatttaactaaattaggattttgcagtttaaatatttacttttaattacccattttttatgatagtACTAGAATGGTGACATTgcatgattttataaaattaaggcGTCGTGTTTAGTTaagtagtataattaaaaaaaaaaaatattgctaTCACCACTATGTTAATACGTATAATGAATCAATGATGGGTGGTTTAAATTTTAGTCCATTATCctatattttgcaattttccCTATAACACACTCTCCAAAAATAGTTGGATGTTGGATGCAATTAAAGAAACACGTGTTGGACGATTtgaaatcaataattataataataattaaaattaatagtcttatttaatgttcaaatattttctacataattatctttctcGAGATATTGTAGAGATGCCGACCCTTCCGCTAATGAAGggtataaaatataaatagtcatgagaaaatttatgttttttaaataaaataaatattataggtTGGGAATTTACGTGgccatcaaaataaatacgTCGTGGAATTATTTTGATGGTTTAGGTATATATTCAAAGACTTGGCCaagttcatttatttttaatttttttgacgACTTCATTTTTAAGTCTTTTTCTCCATGGTCATGGCAATGACAAGTATGAAAAGTTGATCAAGTCATAGAAAGACTTCCTCAAGActtcataattcataattgtTATTCATCTCAAAATATAAGGTGGTTAGGTTATACCTCCGTGAAAGATTGTCCAGCTTTTTCAGCTCATTTtgcttaaaataataataaataagtaaagttgaaagaaagtaaaataaaagaaagaataacgTAGGTAAGatattctctacattattcttcttttactttactttttctctactttaattatttattattatttttgcaaaacaagtgtgaaaaaataaatggacaATCTTTCTGACAGGAGTAACtaagtttctaattttttttatcttttacttgatttttttgtaaacaaatatttttcctGGACATATTTTCATTCTGGTTGAATCATCGAAACATGTTGAAGAACCTTTATTCAATCTGATTCAGATTTAATGAGATTCAAGTTTTAACGATTCATGAGGAAAACTCGGATTTATTGTGTTATGTTGCTTCTTCAATTCGAATCGAGAGTAATCCATTAGGAAAGACGGATCTTGTTTCATCTTTAATTAggcaaattaatatataattgatcgaacgaaaatgatttttttttttgatggaAATTCTAGATCAATCAACATTTATCTcatgaataaatttatcaaaatttggtcaaatgaTCAAAGCTGTTGGGCCTAGGCCCattataaagttttaataGGCTTATAATATTTAGACCCTAATTGAATTAAAGAGCTCTTCAGCTAAACGAAGTTTCCCAAAATTTGAGAGATTAGGGTTTTTCTTGCGCCGTTGAATTGATCTGTGAAAATGATTTACGACGTGAATTCGCCACTTTTCCGTTCGTTCCTCAGCCAGAAGGGCGGCGCCTCCGACAAGAGGTATATC
This region of Salvia hispanica cultivar TCC Black 2014 unplaced genomic scaffold, UniMelb_Shisp_WGS_1.0 HiC_scaffold_138, whole genome shotgun sequence genomic DNA includes:
- the LOC125198348 gene encoding uncharacterized protein LOC125198348 codes for the protein MPNGVSHPLRMVASVAVSLLGGVFAVGFLSSSVSERYTSFKKKKYGRPCRSCKAVGYYACKTCKGCGTINWSPLYDPIFINPCVCPTCDGFKVQRCLNCLGYGSA
- the LOC125198350 gene encoding wound-induced basic protein; this translates as MIYDVNSPLFRSFLSQKGGASDKRKTEEQKPKEHRPKANENKPVMNE